From a single Nicotiana tabacum cultivar K326 chromosome 8, ASM71507v2, whole genome shotgun sequence genomic region:
- the LOC107821168 gene encoding protein trichome birefringence-like 14: MKGGLKVSQISLILIGFVCATVLLLAYVKSLFLSSPVLPQNHVLQLSPDLKVKDEEALVEGSGLGQSEESVNLVSEKYSTYTNSSPAIKVTEELISHDKEALGEGGGSGQVEESVNFESEKYSTYTNSSPVIKVSEELSTREEIGGGAPNFTKKGDLKDVSDKKIGSIKQQTDVSTPVSSGGEHSKNLTTTLKRQGCRFAKGRWVVDDSRPLYSGFGCKQWLSSMWACRLTQRTDFEYEKLRWRPKDCQMDEFTGVKFLKRMQNKTLAFIGDSLGRQQFQSLMCMITGGKDRPNVLDVGHEYGLVQSRGSARPDGWAYRFPDTKTTILYYWSASLCDLTPINPSDPATDYAMHLDRPPAFLSHFLPKFDVVVLNTGHHWNRGKLKANRWVMYVNGVPNTNRKMATIGGAKNFTIHSIVNWMNSQLPKHPHLKAFYRSISPRHFFNGEWNTGGTCDNTTPLSEGKEVLQDESSDPDAAAAVRGTAVKLLDITALSQLRDEGHISRYSIKATPGVQDCLHWCLPGVPDTWNEILFAQL; encoded by the exons ATGAAGGGAGGTTTGAAGGTGTCACAGATCTCTCTCATCCTTATTGGATTCGTATGTGCTACTGTTCTTCTTTTGGCATATGTGAAAAGCCTATTTCTTTCTTCTCCAGTACTACCTCAGAACCATGTGCTCCAGCTTTCTCCAG ATCTTAAAGTGAAAGATGAAGAAGCTTTGGTTGAAGGAAGCGGTTTGGGCCAATCAGAAGAAAGTGTAAACTTGGTATCCGAGAAATATTCTACTTATACAAACTCTTCACCAGCGATTAAGGTGACTGAAGAATTGATTTCTCATGATAAAGAAGCTTTGGGAGAAGGAGGCGGATCGGGGCAAGTAGAAGAAAGTGTTAACTTTGAATCTGAAAAATATTCTACTTATACAAACTCTTCACCAGTGATTAAGGTGTCTGAAGAATTGAGTACTCGTGAAGAAATAGGAG GTGGTGCTCCCAACTTTACTAAAAAGGGAGATCTAAAAGATGTTTCAGACAAGAAAATTGGTTCAATAAAACAGCAAACTGACGTTTCCACTCCTGTGAGTTCTGGGGGTGAACATAGTAAAAATTTGACAACCACCCTGAAAAGACAAG GTTGTCGCTTTGCTAAAGGCAGATGGGTTGTAGATGATAGCCGACCGTTATATTCTGGATTTGGCTGCAAGCAATGGTTGTCATCTATGTGGGCTTGCCGTTTGACACAACGTACAGATTTTGAATACGAGAAGTTACGTTGGCGACCAAAAGATTGTCAGATGGACGAGTTTACAGGAGTTAAATTTCTAAAAAG GATGCAAAACAAGACTCTGGCTTTTATTGGGGATTCGCTCGGTAGACAGCAATTTCAATCACTTATGTGTATGATTACTGGTGGAAAAGATAGACCCAATGTTCTTGATGTGGGGCATGAGTATGGTCTTGTCCAATCTCGTGGTTCTGCTCGACCTGATGGATGGGCTTATCGATTTCCAGACACCAAAACAACTATTCTTTACTATTGGTCTGCTAGTCTCTGTGACTTGACACCCATAAATCCATCCGACCCTGCTACTGATTACGCCATGCACTTGGACCGTCCACCAGCatttttgagtcattttcttccaaagtttgatgttgttgtCTTAAACACAGGACACCACTGGAATAGAGGAAAGCTTAAAGCCAACCGTTGGGTTATGTACGTCAATGGTGTTCCTAACACGAACAGGAAAATGGCAACTATTGGTGGTGCCAAGAATTTTACAATTCACAGTATAGTCAATTGGATGAATTCACAGCTGCCAAAACACCCTCATTTAAAAGCATTTTATCGGTCTATATCGCCGAGACATTTCTTTAATGGAGAATGGAACACTGGTGGGACCTGTGATAACACTACTCCACTTTCCGAGGGGAAGGAAGTTCTACAAGATGAATCAAGTGACCCTGATGCAGCAGCAGCTGTAAGAGGAACAGCTGTTAAGCTTTTAGATATCACTGCTTTATCCCAGCTGAGAGACGAGGGTCATATATCTCGATACAGCATCAAAGCAACACCTGGAGTCCAGGATTGTTTGCATTGGTGCTTACCTGGTGTTCCAGATACATGGAACGAAATTCTTTTTGCTCAACTTTAA